Proteins from a genomic interval of Arthrobacter sp. CAN_C5:
- a CDS encoding SurA N-terminal domain-containing protein, translating into MRKKLLLSIALAGIVSVVSACGTADDGSESGSETSQAPANESAAPEAAPEVADPDLEGVPDVVAVVNGTEIPKTDFESVYTAQYETAATQSQMSGEPVDQDALKSQTIEGMIGTELLIQEASERGIEATDEAIATALDELVATYQLSSADEFYATLAEQGTDEETVNEQLATQVQVEQLIEEEAGDTAPTEEELTAAYDEAVAQQEEQNAASEQEPEIPPFEEVRTALEEQLQTQKQSAAADSLVSSLREAADVTVNL; encoded by the coding sequence GTGCGGAAGAAGTTGTTACTGAGTATTGCTTTGGCCGGGATTGTCTCGGTGGTGTCGGCATGTGGCACCGCGGATGACGGTAGTGAATCGGGATCCGAGACGTCGCAGGCGCCCGCCAATGAGAGCGCGGCACCCGAGGCAGCACCAGAGGTAGCCGACCCTGACCTGGAAGGTGTGCCCGACGTGGTGGCGGTGGTCAACGGGACCGAAATTCCAAAGACCGACTTCGAGTCTGTGTACACCGCCCAGTACGAGACGGCAGCAACACAGTCCCAGATGTCAGGTGAGCCCGTCGATCAGGACGCCCTGAAGAGCCAGACCATCGAGGGCATGATCGGTACCGAACTGCTGATCCAGGAAGCGTCCGAGCGGGGTATCGAGGCAACCGACGAAGCGATCGCCACCGCACTCGACGAGCTCGTTGCGACCTACCAGCTCAGTTCAGCCGACGAGTTCTACGCGACCCTGGCTGAACAGGGCACCGACGAGGAAACCGTCAACGAGCAGCTCGCCACCCAGGTTCAGGTGGAGCAGCTGATAGAGGAAGAGGCTGGCGACACCGCGCCCACCGAGGAGGAGCTCACCGCCGCCTACGACGAGGCAGTGGCACAGCAGGAGGAGCAGAACGCCGCCAGCGAACAGGAACCCGAGATTCCCCCGTTTGAAGAGGTGCGCACCGCTCTCGAGGAGCAGCTCCAGACGCAGAAGCAGTCGGCTGCCGCCGATTCCCTGGTCTCCAGCCTCCGTGAGGCTGCTGATGTGACGGTCAACCTGTAG
- a CDS encoding O-acetylhomoserine aminocarboxypropyltransferase/cysteine synthase family protein, with translation MADRSFGFRTRALHAGGTPDSAHGARAVPIYQTTSFVFKDTADAANLFALQKYGNIYSRIGNPTVAAFEERIASLEGGIGAVATASGMSAEFITFAALCQAGDHIVAASQLYGGTVTQLDVTLRRFGIDTTFVPGTDPADYAAAIQDNTKAVYAEVIANPSGEVADIQGLAKIAHDAGVPLIIDSTLSTPYLIRPIEHGADIVIHSATKFIGGHGTTLGGVVVEAGTFNWGNGRFPTMTEPVPSYGNIQWWANFGEYGFLTKLRTEQLRDIGPSLSPMSAFQLLQGVETLAQRMDEHLSNAQAVAEWLENDPRVEYVNYAGLPSHRHFERAAKYLPQGPGSVFSFGVKGGRVAGQTFIESLQLASHLANVGDARTLVIHPGSTTHQQLSAEQLVTAGIPEDLVRISIGLEDLEDILWDLDQALDLATAPNLEDKLDPNVDGVKA, from the coding sequence ATGGCTGACCGCAGCTTCGGATTCCGTACGCGTGCACTCCATGCAGGGGGCACCCCCGACTCGGCACATGGTGCCCGGGCCGTCCCCATCTACCAGACGACATCGTTCGTGTTCAAGGACACGGCCGACGCCGCAAACCTCTTTGCGCTGCAAAAGTACGGCAACATCTACTCACGGATCGGCAACCCCACGGTCGCGGCCTTCGAGGAGCGGATCGCGTCGCTGGAGGGTGGCATCGGGGCGGTCGCGACGGCGTCGGGCATGAGCGCCGAATTTATCACCTTCGCTGCGCTCTGCCAGGCCGGGGACCATATCGTCGCCGCGTCGCAGCTGTACGGCGGCACCGTCACCCAGCTCGACGTGACGTTGCGCCGGTTTGGCATCGATACCACCTTCGTCCCGGGCACCGACCCAGCCGACTATGCGGCCGCCATCCAGGACAACACGAAGGCCGTCTACGCCGAGGTGATCGCCAACCCATCGGGCGAGGTGGCCGACATTCAGGGGCTGGCGAAGATCGCTCACGACGCCGGTGTGCCGTTGATCATCGACTCCACCCTGAGCACCCCCTACCTGATTCGTCCGATCGAGCACGGCGCCGACATTGTGATCCACTCGGCGACGAAGTTCATCGGCGGGCACGGGACCACCCTGGGCGGCGTCGTCGTCGAGGCCGGCACCTTCAACTGGGGTAACGGCCGGTTCCCCACCATGACCGAACCGGTGCCCTCCTACGGCAACATTCAGTGGTGGGCGAACTTCGGGGAGTACGGGTTCCTGACCAAGCTGCGCACCGAGCAGCTCCGGGACATCGGCCCGTCGCTGTCCCCCATGTCCGCGTTCCAGCTGCTCCAGGGGGTCGAGACGCTGGCCCAGCGGATGGATGAACACCTCTCCAACGCGCAGGCAGTCGCCGAGTGGCTGGAGAACGATCCCCGGGTGGAGTACGTCAACTATGCGGGGCTGCCCTCCCACCGGCACTTCGAGCGGGCCGCCAAGTATTTGCCGCAGGGCCCCGGCTCGGTGTTCAGCTTCGGGGTGAAGGGCGGCCGCGTTGCGGGGCAGACGTTCATCGAGTCGCTGCAGCTGGCCTCCCACCTGGCGAATGTCGGCGACGCACGGACGCTGGTTATCCACCCCGGGTCGACGACGCATCAGCAGCTCTCCGCCGAGCAGCTGGTCACGGCAGGCATCCCCGAGGATCTGGTGAGGATTTCGATCGGCCTGGAGGATCTGGAGGACATCCTGTGGGACCTCGACCAAGCCCTGGACCTCGCTACGGCACCGAACCTGGAGGATAAATTGGACCCGAATGTTGATGGAGTGAAGGCGTGA
- a CDS encoding DUF427 domain-containing protein: MRLQRIVPGPDQESVWDYPRPPRLETTSERVVIEFGGVVIADTTNAVRVLETSHPPVYYVPISDFEGGALVPAEGSSLCEYKGMAAYYDVVSRRHRAPRAGWTYPTPTAGFEPLRTRIAIYPGAMDKCLIDGEEVQAQEGDFYGGWITKRVVGPFKGAPGTWGW; this comes from the coding sequence ATGAGACTGCAACGTATTGTCCCTGGCCCTGACCAGGAATCCGTCTGGGACTACCCGCGACCGCCACGGTTGGAAACCACCTCCGAGCGGGTGGTGATCGAGTTTGGTGGGGTGGTCATCGCTGACACCACCAACGCGGTCCGAGTCCTGGAAACCAGCCACCCGCCGGTGTACTACGTGCCGATCTCCGATTTTGAGGGTGGCGCGCTGGTCCCCGCGGAAGGCTCATCCCTGTGTGAGTACAAGGGGATGGCCGCCTATTACGACGTCGTCAGCCGGCGCCACCGGGCACCGCGGGCCGGGTGGACCTATCCCACCCCGACCGCAGGGTTCGAACCCCTACGCACCCGGATAGCCATCTACCCGGGTGCCATGGACAAATGCCTGATCGACGGCGAGGAGGTCCAGGCGCAGGAAGGGGACTTCTACGGTGGCTGGATTACCAAGCGCGTTGTCGGGCCCTTCAAGGGAGCGCCCGGCACCTGGGGGTGGTGA
- a CDS encoding CoA-binding protein translates to MSADLETARTWEGPSAPERLSLLRNAKSVAIVGASDKPSRASYFVATYLQSSSPYRLYFVNPVAKEILGKPVYASLADLPEVPDIVDVFRKHDDLPGVLTEAKAVGAKTLWLQLGSWHEDVAHDAEEAGLNVVMDRCIKIEHARFHGGLNLAGFNTGVISSKRQVTA, encoded by the coding sequence GTGAGCGCTGACCTGGAAACGGCACGTACCTGGGAGGGCCCATCAGCCCCTGAGCGGCTCTCCCTGTTGCGTAATGCCAAGTCGGTGGCGATTGTCGGGGCGTCCGACAAGCCGTCCCGCGCGTCCTACTTCGTGGCGACCTACCTGCAGTCGTCGTCGCCGTACCGCTTGTACTTCGTGAACCCGGTGGCGAAGGAGATCCTGGGCAAGCCCGTGTACGCGTCGCTGGCGGACCTGCCGGAGGTGCCCGACATTGTTGACGTATTCCGGAAGCACGACGACCTGCCAGGTGTCCTCACGGAGGCGAAAGCCGTCGGCGCGAAGACCCTGTGGCTACAGCTCGGTTCCTGGCACGAGGACGTCGCTCACGACGCCGAGGAGGCTGGCCTGAACGTGGTGATGGACCGGTGCATCAAGATTGAACACGCCCGGTTCCACGGCGGGCTGAACCTGGCCGGCTTCAACACCGGCGTGATTTCCTCGAAGCGGCAGGTCACCGCCTAA
- a CDS encoding carbon-nitrogen hydrolase family protein: MKISVGQFRPSGDVSENLLTMRRLSEQARSESSELIVFPEESMFSIGKVEGSLAAAVDENWSKFVQQLSFMAVELGIAVVAGGYEASGEDRPYNTLVLVDATGRIVDTYRKLHLYDAFSYQESTRIKPGDGGIKVVQIGDLSVGLMTCYDIRFPEHARALADRGADLILVPAAWFKGDHKVDHWETLLKARAIENTVWIAAAGTSSGHTIGHSAIIDPMGIPQVFLTDEDESVVTTDVSRRRIADVREFLPVLKNRRFARNEEIVESH, from the coding sequence ATGAAGATCAGTGTTGGGCAGTTCCGCCCGAGTGGGGACGTTTCGGAGAACTTGTTGACCATGCGCAGGCTTTCCGAGCAGGCCCGCTCGGAGTCCTCGGAGCTGATCGTCTTTCCGGAGGAATCCATGTTCTCCATTGGGAAGGTGGAAGGGTCTCTCGCTGCCGCCGTCGACGAAAACTGGTCCAAGTTCGTGCAGCAACTTTCCTTCATGGCCGTCGAACTGGGGATCGCGGTGGTTGCTGGCGGGTACGAAGCCAGCGGCGAGGATCGCCCCTACAACACGCTCGTCCTGGTCGATGCCACCGGCCGGATTGTCGATACGTACCGCAAGCTGCACCTCTATGACGCGTTCAGCTATCAGGAATCCACCCGGATCAAACCGGGCGACGGCGGCATCAAGGTGGTCCAGATCGGCGACCTGTCGGTCGGGCTGATGACCTGTTACGACATCCGCTTCCCCGAACATGCCCGCGCGCTCGCCGACCGTGGCGCGGACCTGATCCTGGTGCCGGCGGCCTGGTTCAAGGGCGATCACAAGGTGGACCACTGGGAGACCCTGCTGAAAGCACGTGCCATCGAGAACACCGTGTGGATCGCTGCTGCCGGTACCTCCAGCGGACACACTATCGGCCACTCGGCCATCATTGATCCGATGGGCATCCCCCAGGTCTTCCTGACCGACGAGGATGAGTCAGTGGTGACCACTGACGTATCCCGACGGCGGATCGCCGACGTCCGGGAGTTCCTGCCGGTCCTGAAGAACCGCCGCTTCGCTCGCAACGAGGAGATCGTCGAGTCCCACTGA
- a CDS encoding GGDEF and EAL domain-containing protein, translated as MNGDGLDYEALFQQAPCGYLLTDDDGTITAVNGTFLSWSGYARADLLATPLHQLLPASDQFLYTMHCVPQLHLIGSVEEQALEVIGRDGVRRAALLSATRVPPSGCTPAMVRVGIFGAHQRRRYEEHLLEARRQAEESEARCAAAEAVMRRLASHDPLTGLLNRPALVTALDAALAGVAPGRRTVVFFVDLDHFKAVNDSLGHAAGDELLSSVARRLQVAARDPLCIARLSGDEFVVVAAVSGATAVDEVGQMAERLLGALQEPLVIEGLEVVVSASIGAAVCEDGDAAERLLRRSDIAMYQAKASGRNTWELHDPSQSDPAVDRLQLVGELRHAISDGELRVYYQPRVNLRDGRLTGVEALVRWEHPRRGLLPPSEFIGLAEESGVIRELGAWVLNEVVAQAVRWADEDPNRGPVEMAVNLSTRQLADPELPRRVASVLGRHGFDPSLLTLELTETSLMVGPEAALRALSALKALGVGLAVDDFGTGYSSLTYLRQFPIDELKIDRSFVSGLGINSGDSAIVASCVQLAHAVGIKAVAEGVETEGQREALIGLDCDLAQGYHYARPLPAEELASWFAMEPVVPVQAVGGAAG; from the coding sequence GTGAACGGCGACGGGCTGGACTACGAGGCGTTGTTCCAACAAGCTCCCTGTGGGTATCTGCTGACCGACGACGACGGCACCATCACCGCCGTCAACGGCACCTTCCTCTCCTGGTCGGGTTACGCCCGCGCGGACCTGCTCGCAACACCGCTGCACCAGTTGCTGCCCGCCAGCGACCAGTTCCTGTACACCATGCACTGTGTCCCGCAGCTGCACCTGATCGGTTCGGTCGAGGAACAGGCGCTGGAGGTGATCGGCAGGGACGGGGTGCGGCGTGCTGCACTGCTGTCCGCAACCCGGGTGCCCCCGTCCGGGTGCACTCCGGCCATGGTGCGGGTCGGGATCTTCGGGGCGCACCAGCGGCGCCGCTACGAAGAACACCTTCTCGAAGCGAGGCGTCAGGCTGAAGAGTCGGAGGCGCGGTGCGCCGCGGCCGAGGCAGTGATGCGGCGTCTTGCATCCCATGACCCCCTGACCGGGCTGCTGAACCGCCCCGCGTTGGTCACCGCGTTGGATGCCGCTCTCGCCGGCGTCGCACCTGGACGGCGCACCGTGGTGTTCTTCGTCGACCTGGACCATTTCAAGGCGGTCAATGACAGCCTCGGCCATGCCGCGGGCGACGAACTACTCAGCTCGGTGGCGCGACGGCTCCAGGTCGCTGCCCGTGATCCCCTGTGCATCGCCCGGCTGTCGGGGGACGAGTTCGTCGTCGTCGCGGCCGTCAGCGGCGCGACCGCGGTCGACGAGGTGGGTCAAATGGCAGAACGGCTGCTGGGCGCCCTCCAGGAACCGTTGGTGATTGAGGGCCTTGAGGTGGTGGTGAGCGCCAGCATTGGTGCGGCGGTCTGCGAGGACGGTGACGCCGCGGAACGCTTGCTGCGCCGGTCCGACATCGCCATGTACCAGGCAAAGGCCAGCGGGCGGAACACCTGGGAACTGCACGATCCCTCGCAATCGGATCCCGCGGTGGATCGGTTGCAGCTCGTGGGGGAGCTCCGCCACGCAATCAGCGATGGCGAGTTGCGCGTGTACTACCAGCCCCGGGTGAACCTGCGGGACGGACGGCTGACCGGGGTGGAGGCACTCGTCCGGTGGGAGCATCCCCGCCGGGGACTGTTGCCGCCGTCGGAGTTTATCGGCCTCGCGGAGGAGTCGGGTGTGATTCGCGAACTGGGGGCGTGGGTGCTCAACGAGGTGGTCGCCCAGGCAGTGCGCTGGGCCGACGAGGATCCCAACCGTGGGCCGGTGGAGATGGCCGTAAACCTCTCCACCCGTCAGCTGGCCGACCCGGAACTGCCACGACGGGTCGCCTCGGTGTTGGGCCGCCATGGCTTCGACCCGTCGCTGCTGACCCTGGAATTGACCGAGACCTCGCTGATGGTGGGACCGGAGGCAGCCCTGCGGGCGCTCAGCGCGTTGAAGGCACTCGGTGTCGGGTTGGCTGTCGATGACTTCGGGACCGGCTACTCAAGCCTCACCTACCTGAGGCAGTTCCCCATTGATGAGCTGAAAATCGACCGATCCTTCGTTTCGGGGTTGGGTATCAACAGTGGCGACTCGGCAATCGTGGCCAGCTGCGTGCAGTTGGCCCACGCCGTCGGTATCAAGGCGGTGGCTGAGGGCGTCGAGACCGAGGGGCAACGAGAGGCCCTGATCGGCCTCGACTGCGACCTCGCGCAGGGGTACCACTACGCCAGGCCGCTACCGGCGGAAGAGCTGGCGTCCTGGTTCGCGATGGAGCCAGTCGTACCGGTGCAAGCTGTCGGCGGCGCCGCGGGCTGA
- a CDS encoding adenylosuccinate synthase, which yields MPAIVIVGAQWGDEGKGKATDLLGGRVDYVVKPNGGNNAGHTVVVGGEKYELKLLPAGILSPNAIPIIGNGCVINLEALFEEIEGLEARGADTSKLRISANAHLVAPYHQVLDKVTERFLGKRAIGTTGRGIGPAYMDKVARLGIRVQDVFDESILRQKVEGSLAQKNELLVKVYNRRDVEVEEVVEYFLGFADRLRPLVIDSTYVLNEALDAGKVVLMEGGQATFLDVDHGTYPFVTSSNPTAGGASVGSGIGPTRISRAVGIIKAYTTRVGAGPFPTELFDDMGMYLQTKGGEFGVNTGRPRRCGWYDAVLARHAARVNGFTDYFVTKLDVLTGIERIPVCVAYDVDGVRHDEMPMTQTDFHHAKPIFEYFEGWTEDITTARTIDDLPENAQVYVRALEKMSGARFSAIGVGPDRDQTIVINDLIG from the coding sequence ATGCCAGCGATCGTTATTGTCGGAGCCCAGTGGGGCGACGAAGGTAAAGGCAAAGCAACCGACCTGCTCGGCGGACGGGTTGACTACGTCGTCAAGCCGAACGGCGGAAACAACGCGGGGCACACCGTGGTCGTCGGCGGTGAAAAATACGAGCTGAAGCTGCTGCCCGCAGGCATCCTGAGCCCCAACGCGATCCCGATCATCGGAAACGGGTGCGTCATCAACCTCGAAGCACTGTTCGAAGAGATCGAAGGGCTTGAAGCCCGCGGCGCCGACACCTCAAAGCTGCGCATTTCGGCGAACGCCCACCTGGTGGCGCCGTACCACCAGGTCCTGGACAAAGTCACCGAACGATTCCTCGGCAAGCGGGCGATCGGCACCACCGGGCGCGGTATCGGGCCCGCCTACATGGACAAGGTGGCCCGGCTCGGTATCCGCGTCCAGGACGTCTTCGACGAATCGATCCTGCGGCAGAAGGTTGAAGGCTCCCTCGCCCAGAAGAACGAACTCCTGGTCAAGGTATACAACCGCCGCGACGTGGAGGTGGAGGAAGTGGTCGAGTACTTCCTCGGCTTCGCCGACCGCCTCCGGCCGCTGGTCATCGACTCCACCTACGTGCTCAATGAAGCGCTCGACGCCGGAAAGGTGGTCCTCATGGAGGGCGGCCAGGCCACCTTCCTCGACGTGGACCACGGCACCTACCCGTTCGTGACCTCGTCGAACCCCACGGCCGGTGGCGCGTCGGTCGGTTCGGGCATCGGCCCCACCCGGATCAGCCGCGCCGTGGGCATCATCAAGGCCTACACCACGCGGGTGGGAGCTGGACCGTTCCCCACCGAACTGTTCGACGACATGGGCATGTACCTGCAGACGAAGGGCGGCGAGTTCGGTGTCAACACTGGCCGTCCCCGCCGCTGTGGCTGGTACGACGCCGTTCTTGCCCGCCACGCTGCCCGGGTCAATGGCTTCACCGACTACTTCGTGACCAAGCTTGACGTACTCACTGGGATCGAACGGATCCCGGTGTGCGTGGCGTACGACGTCGACGGCGTCAGGCACGACGAGATGCCGATGACCCAGACCGACTTCCACCACGCCAAGCCCATCTTCGAGTACTTCGAGGGCTGGACCGAGGACATCACCACGGCACGCACCATCGACGACCTGCCGGAGAACGCGCAGGTCTACGTAAGGGCGCTGGAGAAGATGTCGGGCGCACGGTTCTCAGCCATCGGGGTGGGCCCGGACCGCGACCAGACCATCGTCATCAACGACCTGATCGGCTAG
- the sfnG gene encoding dimethylsulfone monooxygenase SfnG — MAIDLSQPLKFAYWVPNVSGGLVVSTIEQRTGWDFEYNKKLARIAENAGFEYALSQTRYAASYGADKQHEATAFSLALLGATEKLKVIAAVHPGMWQPGVLAKFIITADHISQGRAAVNIVSGWLKSEFTGFGLPWLEHDERYVRTEEFIRILRGLWTEQNFSQSGKYYNITDFTLNPPPVDVPGRPHPEVFFGGNSTAAQATAGRVADWYFSNGKDLEGFKENIAGVQASAAEAGRKPRFGLNGFVIARDTEKEARETLREIVAKAHKPAVEGFRGAVQEAGASTKDGKGMWADSSFEDLIQYNDGFKTQLIGTPEQIAERIVEYKKIGVNLMLTCYLHFQEEVEAFGQDVLPIVRELEADLARKEGLDFIVNDVTHENIKAGV, encoded by the coding sequence ATGGCTATTGACCTTTCCCAACCCCTGAAGTTTGCGTACTGGGTTCCCAATGTGAGCGGCGGCCTGGTGGTCTCCACTATTGAGCAGCGCACCGGCTGGGACTTTGAGTACAACAAGAAGCTGGCCCGCATCGCGGAGAACGCTGGGTTCGAGTACGCCCTCTCGCAAACCCGGTATGCGGCAAGCTACGGGGCAGACAAGCAGCACGAGGCGACGGCGTTCTCGCTGGCCCTGCTCGGCGCGACCGAGAAGCTGAAGGTGATTGCCGCCGTCCACCCCGGCATGTGGCAGCCCGGTGTCCTCGCGAAGTTCATCATCACCGCTGATCACATCTCGCAGGGCCGGGCGGCCGTGAACATTGTCTCGGGCTGGTTGAAGAGCGAGTTTACGGGCTTCGGCCTCCCCTGGTTGGAGCACGACGAACGCTACGTCCGCACCGAGGAATTCATCAGAATCCTCCGCGGCCTCTGGACAGAGCAGAACTTCTCGCAGTCCGGCAAGTACTACAACATCACCGACTTCACCCTCAACCCACCACCCGTTGACGTGCCCGGGCGGCCGCACCCGGAGGTCTTCTTCGGTGGGAACTCCACCGCGGCACAGGCCACCGCTGGCCGGGTGGCCGACTGGTACTTCTCCAACGGCAAGGACCTTGAGGGGTTCAAGGAGAACATCGCCGGCGTGCAGGCCTCCGCCGCCGAGGCCGGGCGCAAGCCACGGTTCGGACTCAACGGGTTCGTGATTGCCCGCGACACCGAGAAGGAAGCCCGCGAAACCCTCCGCGAGATTGTGGCCAAGGCACACAAGCCAGCGGTCGAGGGGTTCCGTGGCGCCGTCCAGGAAGCCGGTGCCTCCACCAAGGACGGCAAGGGCATGTGGGCAGATTCCTCCTTTGAGGACCTGATCCAGTACAACGACGGTTTCAAGACCCAGCTGATCGGCACGCCCGAGCAGATTGCCGAGCGGATCGTCGAGTACAAGAAGATCGGCGTCAACCTGATGCTGACCTGCTACCTCCACTTCCAGGAGGAAGTCGAAGCCTTCGGCCAAGACGTCCTCCCCATCGTCCGCGAACTTGAAGCGGACCTCGCCCGCAAAGAGGGCCTGGATTTCATCGTCAACGACGTCACTCACGAGAACATTAAGGCAGGTGTCTAA
- the acs gene encoding acetate--CoA ligase has product MGLSLQDADPLTEAEHLDFWDRQARRLDWDTEWSAVHSFDPARPLPGGADGGDDGGDDVELTVPVIEWFAGGRLNVAHNCVDRHVDAGLGKKVALHFEGEPGDRRTVTYADLQDEVSRAANALLSLGVGKGDRVVIYLPVLVETVVITLACARIGAVHSLVFGGFSAEALRFRVEDTGAKLLVTTDGQYRRGAAVPVKANADQAVSGSPSIEHVLVIRRTGDDVEWTEGRDVWWHDVVGSASPHHTPEAFDAETPLFIMYTSGTTGKPKGLVHTSGGYLTQASWSFEYLFSHPDPELREHDVHWCTADLAWVTAHTYEIYGPLSNGVTQVIFEGTPNTPHPGRHFEIIERYGVTSYYTAPTLIRSLMGWFPDGVPNDYNLSSIRLLGTVGEATNPEAWRWFREHLGAGTAPVVDTWWQSETGATILSPRPTDPSFKPGCATRALPGVSTRIVDDAGHPVPVGEQGLIVVDRTGPAMARTVWGDPQRYLDSYWRKFAAQGWFLAGDGARYDDDGDTWILGRVDDVLNVSGHRLSTIEIESALVAHPWVVEAGVCPVADPRTGHAIAAFVVLSPSEGTGPAVGEDVDRVLRNHVAAVIGPIAKPTAVVVVDDVPKTRSGKIMRRLLTQLFENTALGDTTSLQNEGCVPGIAAVLAARPVR; this is encoded by the coding sequence ATGGGCCTAAGCCTGCAGGACGCCGACCCGCTCACCGAGGCAGAGCATCTCGACTTCTGGGACCGGCAGGCCCGCCGGCTGGATTGGGACACCGAGTGGTCGGCCGTGCACAGCTTCGACCCCGCCCGCCCGCTTCCGGGAGGGGCCGACGGTGGGGACGACGGTGGGGACGACGTCGAACTGACCGTCCCGGTCATCGAATGGTTCGCCGGCGGCCGCCTGAACGTGGCTCACAACTGCGTGGACCGGCACGTCGATGCCGGGTTGGGGAAGAAGGTGGCCCTGCACTTCGAGGGCGAGCCGGGAGACCGGCGCACCGTCACTTACGCGGACCTGCAGGACGAGGTGTCACGGGCCGCCAACGCGCTGCTGTCCCTCGGAGTCGGCAAGGGCGACCGGGTGGTGATCTACCTCCCGGTCCTCGTGGAAACGGTGGTGATCACCCTGGCGTGCGCCCGAATCGGGGCGGTCCACTCGCTGGTGTTCGGCGGTTTCTCGGCCGAAGCCCTCCGTTTCCGCGTCGAAGACACCGGCGCCAAGCTCCTGGTGACCACCGACGGGCAGTATCGTCGCGGCGCTGCGGTCCCCGTGAAGGCCAATGCTGACCAGGCCGTGTCCGGTTCACCCAGCATCGAGCACGTCCTCGTGATCCGCCGCACCGGCGACGACGTCGAGTGGACCGAGGGGCGCGACGTCTGGTGGCACGACGTCGTCGGCTCCGCCTCCCCGCACCACACTCCTGAGGCGTTCGACGCCGAGACCCCCCTGTTTATCATGTACACCTCCGGGACGACCGGTAAGCCCAAGGGTCTGGTCCACACCTCCGGCGGCTACCTCACCCAGGCGTCCTGGAGCTTCGAGTACCTGTTCAGCCACCCCGACCCGGAGCTGCGGGAGCACGACGTCCACTGGTGCACCGCCGACCTGGCCTGGGTCACCGCCCACACCTACGAGATCTACGGTCCGCTCTCCAACGGCGTCACCCAGGTGATCTTCGAGGGCACCCCCAACACGCCGCACCCGGGCCGGCACTTCGAGATCATCGAACGCTACGGCGTCACCAGCTACTACACGGCGCCCACGCTGATCCGGTCGCTGATGGGCTGGTTCCCGGACGGGGTGCCCAACGACTACAACCTGTCCTCGATCCGGCTTCTCGGCACCGTCGGCGAGGCCACCAACCCCGAGGCGTGGCGCTGGTTCAGGGAACACCTCGGGGCGGGCACCGCACCTGTGGTGGACACCTGGTGGCAGTCCGAGACCGGCGCGACCATCCTTTCCCCCCGACCGACCGACCCCTCGTTCAAGCCTGGCTGCGCAACACGTGCGCTGCCCGGTGTCAGCACCCGGATTGTCGACGACGCCGGCCACCCCGTGCCCGTCGGCGAACAAGGCCTGATCGTCGTGGACCGGACCGGACCGGCGATGGCCCGCACCGTGTGGGGCGACCCCCAGCGCTACCTCGATTCCTACTGGCGGAAGTTCGCTGCGCAGGGCTGGTTCCTCGCCGGGGACGGCGCGAGGTACGACGACGACGGCGACACCTGGATCCTCGGGCGGGTGGACGACGTGCTCAACGTGTCAGGGCACCGGCTCTCGACCATCGAGATCGAATCGGCCCTCGTGGCCCACCCCTGGGTGGTCGAGGCCGGTGTCTGCCCTGTTGCTGATCCGCGGACCGGTCACGCAATCGCCGCGTTCGTGGTCCTGTCACCCTCGGAGGGCACCGGTCCCGCCGTCGGGGAGGACGTGGACCGGGTGCTGCGGAACCATGTCGCCGCAGTGATCGGGCCGATCGCGAAACCGACCGCCGTCGTCGTCGTCGACGACGTGCCGAAGACCCGATCCGGGAAGATCATGCGGCGGCTCCTGACCCAGCTGTTCGAGAACACGGCGCTCGGCGACACCACGTCGCTCCAGAACGAGGGGTGCGTGCCCGGCATCGCGGCAGTGCTCGCCGCGCGCCCGGTCCGGTGA
- a CDS encoding DUF3253 domain-containing protein, whose translation MDPASAGTGQLLEAAIRRLLDDRAPEATICPSEAARAVSDGQWRDLMDASRDAARRLVAAGEVEITQGGTVIDPTTIKGPIRIRRRHP comes from the coding sequence GTGGACCCCGCCAGCGCCGGCACCGGCCAGCTCCTTGAGGCCGCCATCCGGCGGTTGCTCGACGATCGCGCACCCGAGGCGACGATCTGCCCGTCGGAGGCCGCCCGCGCCGTCTCCGACGGGCAGTGGCGGGACCTGATGGACGCGTCCCGCGACGCCGCCAGGCGGTTGGTGGCGGCCGGCGAAGTGGAGATCACCCAGGGCGGGACGGTCATCGACCCGACGACGATCAAGGGTCCCATCCGGATTCGGCGCCGGCACCCTTAG